One part of the Sporosarcina ureae genome encodes these proteins:
- a CDS encoding glycerophosphodiester phosphodiesterase has translation MGRKTNVAITVGAASVAAWAASKVIAKQEPRAEKKALRFSEIAVLTDPQMRQDAEVDPLSAYTKVADLGVHGFAIDVQLTKDEEILLVPSQEVILSDEISDYTLKEIQTEYSSADELDTLQDGLSVVSLRELLEKFPQLLLVISMSDSPTTYEGSLIPSKLWRLLKEMDATERVVVTSLYDEQIDRFNLYAQNSVALGAGSEEIKKAYVAYSSKFGHLYRPNADLFCLPEKLGMFPLASEGFVHFLQDLNITVFYEMNETSELSKLAKLNVDGFITSHPKQLLTFFNEN, from the coding sequence TTGGGTAGAAAAACAAATGTTGCAATAACTGTGGGGGCGGCGAGTGTAGCTGCATGGGCTGCTTCAAAAGTAATAGCAAAACAAGAACCTCGTGCCGAAAAGAAAGCGCTTCGTTTTTCGGAAATAGCTGTTTTGACTGACCCACAAATGCGCCAGGACGCAGAAGTTGATCCACTTTCCGCTTATACGAAAGTAGCTGATTTAGGTGTTCATGGATTCGCGATAGATGTACAGCTAACAAAAGATGAAGAAATTCTTTTAGTGCCAAGTCAGGAAGTTATACTTTCCGACGAAATCTCCGACTATACACTAAAAGAAATCCAAACTGAATATAGCAGTGCCGATGAACTTGATACTTTGCAGGATGGTTTATCTGTTGTATCGCTTCGTGAACTGTTGGAGAAGTTCCCCCAACTATTGCTGGTCATCTCTATGAGTGATTCACCTACTACGTACGAAGGTAGTTTAATCCCTTCGAAGTTGTGGCGTTTACTAAAAGAAATGGATGCTACTGAACGAGTTGTCGTAACAAGTCTATACGATGAACAAATTGATCGGTTTAATCTATATGCGCAGAATTCTGTTGCATTAGGTGCCGGAAGTGAGGAAATCAAAAAAGCATACGTTGCGTATTCGAGCAAGTTCGGTCATTTGTACCGTCCAAATGCAGACCTCTTCTGCTTGCCCGAAAAACTTGGCATGTTCCCACTAGCTTCAGAAGGTTTCGTCCACTTTTTACAAGACCTGAATATTACCGTATTTTATGAGATGAATGAAACAAGTGAACTTTCGAAGTTAGCTAAATTGAATGTAGACGGCTTTATAACAAGTCACCCAAAACAGTTACTAACCTTTTTTAACGAGAACTAA
- a CDS encoding YceD family protein has translation MKWSIHQLRKHRQGPLLFDEAVNLDSVKNRNQEIRAIQPVRVSGTCTIGEKKLTCRLKLEGSMTLPCARTWEDVDYPFSIESFEQFSWDDETLQMDDEIHPVEGEVIDFIPVLEELILLEIPMQVFCDNADEMQQVEGKGWSYTTDEELEAQRQEAGETVDPRLAGLANFFETDKE, from the coding sequence ATGAAATGGTCCATTCATCAATTACGGAAACATAGGCAAGGCCCGCTACTGTTTGACGAAGCAGTAAATTTGGATTCTGTGAAAAATCGGAATCAAGAAATTAGGGCAATTCAGCCTGTTCGAGTAAGTGGAACATGTACAATTGGTGAGAAAAAGTTAACATGCCGGCTTAAGTTAGAAGGTTCAATGACTTTGCCTTGTGCACGTACGTGGGAAGACGTCGATTATCCTTTCTCTATTGAATCGTTTGAGCAATTCAGCTGGGACGATGAAACACTTCAGATGGATGATGAAATTCATCCGGTTGAAGGAGAAGTAATTGATTTTATTCCTGTATTGGAAGAACTCATTTTGCTAGAGATCCCGATGCAAGTATTCTGTGATAACGCAGATGAAATGCAACAGGTTGAAGGCAAAGGTTGGTCCTATACAACCGATGAAGAATTGGAAGCGCAACGACAAGAAGCAGGAGAAACAGTGGATCCTCGCTTAGCAGGATTGGCTAATTTTTTTGAAACCGATAAAGAGTAA
- a CDS encoding SepM family pheromone-processing serine protease, producing MKMRKWGIAAVILIVIAVIALYPLDMYISRPGGAYDLAPLVEVAGGDTDDAGTFSLMTIAIGKATPITYAWSKFSDKMKLLPATQVRRHGESDEEYGVRQKKLMNDSKTHAISVAFDKAGLPINRKFTGVFVAGVLPAGASAGKLEVGDIIQSIDQQELASAKEFMQEIGDKSEGQKVQLRVKRRKQELDVPIELKELPDSNGRAGLGIEFEEQIKLETEPKVDIRTEDIGGPSAGLMFTLELMNRLVDVDLTKGYNIAGTGEMLEDGSVGRIGGIDFKVMAADRQDIEIFFAPDDELPDEVKKKNPQLRSNYEEAKETADKIGTKMKVVPVKTIDDALSYLEKLDEK from the coding sequence ATGAAAATGCGGAAATGGGGAATAGCGGCAGTAATCCTAATAGTAATCGCTGTTATAGCACTTTATCCGTTAGATATGTATATTTCTCGGCCAGGTGGAGCGTATGATTTAGCACCGCTTGTAGAAGTAGCAGGCGGAGATACAGATGATGCAGGAACATTTAGTTTGATGACGATTGCAATCGGCAAAGCGACTCCCATCACTTATGCGTGGTCAAAGTTTTCCGATAAAATGAAACTACTACCAGCTACCCAAGTGAGAAGGCATGGTGAAAGTGACGAAGAGTACGGAGTGCGACAGAAGAAATTGATGAATGATTCCAAAACACATGCCATATCCGTCGCATTTGACAAGGCAGGTTTGCCAATCAATCGGAAGTTTACCGGTGTTTTTGTGGCAGGCGTATTACCTGCAGGTGCTTCTGCGGGTAAGCTAGAAGTTGGGGACATCATTCAATCAATCGATCAGCAAGAGCTTGCTTCAGCAAAAGAATTTATGCAAGAGATTGGTGATAAGTCGGAAGGTCAGAAGGTACAATTGCGAGTGAAACGAAGGAAACAGGAACTAGATGTACCAATAGAATTAAAAGAATTACCTGATTCAAATGGTCGTGCAGGGCTTGGTATAGAGTTTGAAGAACAGATCAAACTAGAAACAGAGCCAAAGGTCGACATTCGCACAGAAGACATTGGTGGGCCTTCAGCTGGCTTGATGTTTACGCTGGAATTGATGAATCGTTTAGTGGATGTCGATTTGACAAAAGGCTATAATATCGCAGGAACCGGTGAGATGCTCGAAGATGGTTCTGTAGGAAGAATCGGTGGAATTGATTTTAAAGTTATGGCTGCCGATCGTCAAGATATCGAAATATTTTTCGCGCCTGACGATGAATTACCGGATGAAGTGAAAAAGAAAAACCCGCAGCTTCGCTCCAACTATGAAGAAGCGAAAGAAACTGCGGATAAAATCGGTACGAAAATGAAAGTCGTACCTGTAAAAACGATTGATGATGCACTGAGTTATCTGGAAAAATTGGACGAGAAGTAA
- the coaD gene encoding pantetheine-phosphate adenylyltransferase, translating into MTQIAIVPGSFDPVTNGHLDIIARAAKTFGEVHVAVMNNSSKKPLFTVEERIALIQEVTSKYDNVKIDTSSGLLIDYAQEINASVIVRGLRAISDFEYEMQITSMNRVLDESIETFFVMTKSQYSFLSSSIVKEVARYGGDVSSLVPPHVNAALKEKFAK; encoded by the coding sequence ATGACACAAATCGCAATCGTGCCAGGAAGTTTTGACCCGGTAACGAATGGACATTTAGATATCATAGCAAGAGCAGCAAAAACATTTGGGGAAGTTCACGTAGCAGTAATGAATAACTCTTCTAAAAAGCCGTTATTCACGGTAGAGGAGCGTATAGCGCTTATTCAAGAAGTAACGTCGAAATATGACAATGTCAAGATTGACACATCTTCGGGATTATTGATTGATTACGCGCAGGAAATTAACGCATCGGTCATCGTTCGTGGCTTGCGTGCGATTTCGGATTTTGAGTATGAGATGCAAATCACATCGATGAACCGAGTGTTGGATGAAAGCATTGAAACGTTCTTCGTTATGACGAAGAGCCAGTATTCATTCCTTAGCTCAAGCATCGTCAAAGAAGTCGCACGTTACGGTGGAGATGTCTCTTCCCTCGTCCCGCCACATGTCAATGCGGCACTGAAGGAAAAGTTTGCAAAATAA
- a CDS encoding DUF7147 family protein, whose product MIQQRFIELGEGYSDIYELLELMSTNSHRIHKSYIFSSKHNSNEQLSFAVSFSPATENNHFMPIYICREGIRYSADKPSKRYDMFVEHAESLNKKPVRVEIKHSSQFAEKELFYQYITGILRLNHLLPPLN is encoded by the coding sequence ATGATCCAACAACGTTTTATCGAACTAGGAGAAGGCTATAGTGACATCTATGAATTGCTTGAATTAATGTCCACAAACTCCCATCGAATTCATAAGTCTTATATTTTTTCATCCAAACACAACTCTAATGAACAGTTGTCATTCGCTGTTTCTTTTTCCCCTGCTACTGAGAACAATCATTTCATGCCGATCTATATTTGCAGGGAAGGAATTCGTTATTCTGCAGACAAGCCATCTAAACGCTATGACATGTTTGTTGAACATGCAGAATCACTGAATAAAAAACCCGTTAGAGTAGAGATAAAGCATTCATCTCAATTTGCTGAGAAAGAGTTATTTTATCAGTATATCACTGGTATCTTACGCTTAAACCACTTGTTGCCGCCGCTAAATTAA
- a CDS encoding YlbF family regulator — MMTDEWMRVIDMAEDLSDMLLRSEVVKTYQDAHDRVYSNADLRKQIMDFTKMKEQYEDVQRFGRYHPDYKVIMKSIRLQKRELDLQDEVAALRLAENDVQDLLDEIGILIGQSVSDAVKVPAGDGTFSNSSCGGGCGSGGSCSCSA, encoded by the coding sequence ATGATGACAGATGAGTGGATGCGAGTCATCGATATGGCGGAAGATCTTTCCGATATGCTGCTGCGTTCTGAAGTGGTGAAAACCTATCAAGACGCACACGACCGTGTATATTCAAACGCTGATCTACGAAAGCAGATCATGGATTTCACTAAAATGAAAGAACAATATGAGGATGTACAGCGCTTTGGACGCTATCATCCAGATTATAAAGTAATTATGAAGAGTATTCGTCTTCAAAAGCGTGAACTGGATTTACAAGATGAGGTGGCGGCCTTGCGTCTAGCTGAAAATGACGTTCAGGATTTGCTAGATGAAATAGGTATTCTGATTGGCCAGTCGGTTTCCGATGCAGTGAAAGTGCCTGCAGGAGACGGGACATTCTCCAACAGTTCTTGTGGCGGCGGATGCGGCTCAGGCGGCAGCTGTTCTTGTTCAGCATAA
- a CDS encoding YlbG family protein has product MIDRQGIIVYLHHLKQAKSLRKFGHVHYISKRMKYVVLYCDMEDVETTITKLERLSAVRKVLPSQRPFVSTVYENAKPDKAKEYDYKTGL; this is encoded by the coding sequence ATGATTGATCGACAAGGAATAATTGTCTATCTCCATCATTTAAAACAAGCAAAATCATTGCGCAAATTTGGGCATGTTCATTATATTTCAAAACGAATGAAATACGTTGTGCTTTACTGTGATATGGAAGACGTGGAAACAACAATCACTAAGTTGGAGCGTTTATCGGCTGTACGGAAAGTATTGCCTTCGCAGCGTCCCTTTGTCAGCACAGTATATGAAAATGCAAAGCCAGATAAAGCAAAAGAATACGATTATAAAACAGGTTTGTAA
- a CDS encoding UDP-N-acetylmuramoyl-L-alanyl-D-glutamate--2,6-diaminopimelate ligase: MFGKGRDTLLLSELLKDWPCTILQGSIRLNINGITESSKRVKEKYVFVAKKGVMADGTSFIEEAISNGAKTLVIDRTNIDLTHIPSNITVVLVPDSSLFISYGSAKLSGDPAEELLIIGVTGTNGKTTVSHFIGQLLNKLGHKTAVIGTTGLYIDGKLMETIQDSMTTMPAEQFHPILRRCINQQVTHIVLEASSIGLSTNRLAHCPLTVGVFLNIGMDHYAEHGGRQPYIEAKKLLTSLADQLVINEDDEICRAIGEGMSDTPIYFSSQHINGKQQQAPLFPNQGQHNEMNARAAICALIALGYSLRAIRPHVSGLRLPTGRLEKYEEVGVEVYVDYAHTPDALQAVLQALSDRSRRLITVFGCGGERDREKRPQMGAVAAHYSSHVILTSDNPRKEDPSQIIIDILAGMAGFSTPIDILIDRHLAIQYAISQAQPGEIVLIAGKGHEQIQQIGNQTTHFCDMEEVKKSFSSRNT; encoded by the coding sequence ATGTTCGGGAAGGGGCGGGATACCTTGCTTTTATCTGAATTACTAAAGGATTGGCCATGCACTATTTTACAGGGATCCATACGGTTAAATATCAATGGAATCACGGAATCTTCAAAGAGGGTAAAGGAGAAGTATGTATTTGTTGCAAAGAAAGGGGTTATGGCAGATGGAACGTCATTTATTGAAGAAGCAATATCTAATGGAGCCAAGACACTCGTAATCGATCGAACGAACATAGATCTTACGCATATACCATCTAATATTACGGTGGTTCTTGTTCCTGATAGTTCGCTATTTATTTCGTATGGAAGTGCAAAACTTTCCGGTGATCCGGCTGAAGAACTACTAATCATTGGCGTTACAGGAACGAATGGTAAAACTACAGTCAGTCACTTTATAGGACAATTGTTAAATAAACTTGGGCATAAAACAGCTGTTATAGGAACAACAGGACTTTATATAGACGGGAAGTTGATGGAGACGATTCAAGACTCTATGACAACGATGCCAGCGGAACAATTTCATCCGATTTTACGTAGATGTATTAATCAGCAAGTGACGCATATCGTTCTTGAGGCTTCTTCGATTGGATTATCAACTAATCGATTGGCGCATTGTCCGTTAACTGTAGGTGTTTTCTTGAATATCGGAATGGATCATTATGCAGAACATGGGGGTAGACAGCCGTATATAGAGGCGAAAAAGTTATTGACCTCACTGGCTGATCAGCTTGTGATAAATGAAGATGACGAAATTTGTCGCGCAATAGGCGAGGGAATGTCTGATACACCTATTTATTTCAGTAGTCAACATATCAATGGAAAGCAACAGCAAGCACCATTATTTCCAAATCAAGGTCAACATAATGAAATGAATGCTAGGGCTGCTATATGTGCACTTATAGCGCTAGGCTATTCTTTACGGGCGATTAGACCACATGTGAGCGGCTTACGTTTACCTACCGGACGTCTAGAGAAATACGAAGAAGTGGGAGTCGAAGTTTATGTGGACTATGCACATACACCGGATGCGTTGCAAGCCGTTCTGCAGGCGTTGTCAGATCGCTCTAGACGATTGATCACTGTATTTGGATGTGGAGGTGAAAGGGACCGTGAGAAACGCCCACAAATGGGTGCAGTAGCTGCTCACTATAGTTCTCATGTAATTTTAACATCAGATAATCCAAGGAAAGAGGATCCGTCACAAATTATCATAGACATATTGGCAGGCATGGCAGGTTTTTCAACACCGATCGATATCTTGATCGATCGTCATCTTGCAATTCAATATGCTATCAGCCAAGCGCAACCAGGGGAAATTGTACTCATTGCAGGTAAAGGACATGAACAGATTCAGCAAATAGGAAATCAAACTACTCACTTTTGCGATATGGAAGAAGTAAAAAAATCATTTAGTAGCCGAAATACGTAA
- a CDS encoding nucleotidyltransferase encodes MIATGIVVEYNPFHNGHLFHLNEAKRLTNANVIIAVMSGHFLQRGEPAIVDKWTRTRMALAGGADLVIELPYAFSTAHAPKFAKGSVQILDALQCKYICFGSEEGSIAPFTNSLDTMDTNKELYEKTIMSSVQEGISYPNALRIAYEEISRTTDEPLADLSEPNNILGFHYMQSAREIRSDMTPVTIARKGTHFHDEALPENSIASATGIRKELFATDTEHVQTFMPPASFKLLKQLPHQSWDHLYPFLRYTILREGPEQLALIADITEGIEFSIWRAAKQYSTFQLFMQAVKSKRYTWTRIQRMLVHILTGYRKTTRAQISSPSYLRLLGISENGRSYLRSVKKELPLPLISRAGSHKDPSLLMDIKSTDIYMCGIQREPGLDFKTPPILL; translated from the coding sequence TTGATAGCTACTGGTATTGTCGTCGAATATAATCCCTTCCATAACGGTCATTTATTTCATCTGAATGAAGCAAAAAGGCTTACGAACGCGAATGTAATCATCGCTGTGATGAGTGGGCATTTTCTTCAACGTGGTGAACCCGCGATTGTCGATAAATGGACACGGACGCGAATGGCTCTCGCTGGCGGGGCTGATCTCGTCATTGAGTTACCCTATGCTTTTTCTACAGCACATGCCCCGAAATTTGCGAAAGGTTCCGTACAAATCCTTGACGCCCTTCAATGCAAATACATTTGCTTCGGCAGTGAAGAAGGGAGTATCGCACCGTTTACGAATAGTTTAGACACAATGGACACAAATAAAGAACTTTACGAAAAAACAATAATGTCTTCCGTGCAAGAAGGTATTAGTTATCCAAATGCATTGCGGATCGCCTATGAAGAAATTTCCCGCACTACTGATGAGCCTTTAGCTGACTTGTCAGAACCAAATAATATTTTAGGTTTTCATTATATGCAGTCTGCAAGAGAAATTAGGTCGGATATGACGCCTGTCACGATCGCGAGAAAAGGTACACATTTTCATGATGAAGCATTACCTGAGAACTCTATTGCTAGTGCTACAGGAATACGCAAAGAGCTGTTTGCAACCGATACGGAGCACGTGCAAACATTCATGCCACCAGCTTCCTTTAAACTTCTCAAACAACTGCCACATCAGAGCTGGGACCATCTCTACCCGTTTCTTCGGTACACGATTCTTCGGGAAGGACCTGAACAATTGGCTCTCATTGCAGATATCACGGAAGGCATCGAGTTTTCTATTTGGCGCGCCGCAAAACAATATTCTACATTCCAACTGTTCATGCAGGCCGTCAAATCAAAACGCTATACGTGGACACGCATACAACGCATGTTAGTGCACATATTGACAGGTTACCGTAAAACGACACGCGCACAAATTAGTAGTCCGTCTTACTTAAGACTTCTCGGCATATCGGAAAATGGAAGAAGTTATTTACGGTCTGTAAAAAAAGAATTACCGTTGCCGCTCATAAGCCGTGCCGGTTCCCACAAAGACCCATCACTGTTGATGGATATCAAAAGTACAGATATTTATATGTGTGGTATCCAAAGAGAGCCAGGACTTGATTTTAAAACACCGCCAATTTTACTGTGA
- a CDS encoding CAP domain-containing protein, translating to MSDKVSENELLESPVQHGSPIAVPEKGPSIGGEGMPRPTEGMSVLVGQKVEKMEEQYGEPSRIEPSSFQYEWWIYTEGPRFMAGVLKGKVNQIYTADSTSDIVPFKIGQNVQEIHRFTPIESEIDVKIQENIYTFSLNSEDIKNRILIPYENLFVQLYIDQIDGGIEGVRFISPGTLVKHQPYDMTYLGEMMEAPKPSSTVQTEVDRAMERQTFELTNQLREEHELPLLSYNDKLAILSRKHSQEMIFRKYSSHEEEPVQVYTERLKSVGLTPSKAGENIAFNYIDAIETVHGWLNSQKHRDVLLNPDFTDTGIGVYNKYYTQAFIAQTETEQSIDED from the coding sequence ATGAGTGATAAAGTAAGTGAGAATGAGCTACTGGAATCACCAGTGCAGCACGGTTCACCAATAGCCGTTCCTGAAAAAGGTCCATCGATAGGCGGGGAAGGAATGCCGCGGCCAACAGAAGGTATGTCAGTACTTGTTGGACAGAAAGTCGAGAAGATGGAAGAACAATATGGTGAGCCTTCTAGGATTGAACCTTCAAGTTTTCAATATGAGTGGTGGATCTATACGGAAGGACCGCGTTTTATGGCGGGGGTTCTAAAAGGGAAAGTGAATCAGATTTATACTGCTGATAGTACGTCGGATATAGTTCCTTTTAAAATCGGTCAAAATGTGCAAGAAATTCATCGGTTTACACCTATCGAATCCGAGATTGACGTAAAGATTCAAGAAAATATTTATACATTTTCATTAAATAGTGAAGATATAAAAAATCGCATACTGATTCCATATGAAAATTTATTTGTGCAATTATATATTGATCAGATAGATGGTGGTATTGAAGGTGTTCGCTTTATTAGCCCAGGTACTTTGGTGAAACATCAACCTTATGATATGACGTACTTAGGGGAAATGATGGAAGCACCTAAACCTTCGTCAACTGTACAGACAGAGGTAGATCGTGCCATGGAACGACAGACGTTTGAATTGACTAATCAGTTGCGCGAAGAACATGAACTGCCACTATTATCTTATAATGATAAGCTGGCTATACTTTCAAGAAAGCATAGCCAGGAAATGATATTTCGTAAATATAGCTCCCATGAGGAAGAGCCTGTTCAAGTTTATACTGAGCGTTTAAAATCGGTTGGACTAACCCCTAGCAAAGCAGGGGAAAACATAGCGTTCAATTATATTGATGCGATTGAAACTGTGCATGGTTGGTTGAATTCTCAAAAACATCGAGATGTCTTATTAAATCCCGACTTCACCGATACCGGCATTGGCGTTTATAATAAATACTATACACAGGCATTCATAGCGCAAACTGAAACTGAACAATCAATAGATGAAGACTAA
- a CDS encoding aspartate kinase: protein MIIQKFGGIAMQNQQQRAKCIQHIRQALSKHRAVIVVVSAMGRGGDAYSTDDLLTLTDSFSKSGEARDLAAACGELIASAVLSAELSTEGINNTIIYGQNTGIRTSGEFCNATIDKINSTHIVNTLQKHSCIIVPGFQGMNIQGQFMTLGRGGSDLTAIALASALQASHVEFFKDVPGVMSADPHKTSDYKRFDKLLFDEFLPLLKCDRPVIQEKAAIYAQQKAMPLHIRGIGSNEEGTWILP from the coding sequence ATGATTATCCAGAAGTTTGGCGGGATTGCCATGCAGAATCAACAACAACGGGCAAAGTGTATTCAGCATATTCGACAGGCTTTGTCGAAGCATCGTGCTGTCATCGTTGTAGTATCTGCAATGGGTAGAGGAGGCGACGCCTATTCCACAGACGATTTACTTACTCTTACGGACTCCTTCTCGAAATCCGGCGAAGCCAGAGATTTGGCGGCTGCATGCGGGGAATTGATTGCTTCGGCAGTCTTATCTGCAGAATTATCTACTGAAGGTATAAACAACACGATAATCTATGGACAAAATACAGGCATTCGGACATCAGGCGAATTCTGCAATGCAACAATTGACAAAATAAACAGCACACATATCGTCAATACACTACAAAAGCACTCATGCATCATCGTCCCTGGATTTCAAGGGATGAATATACAGGGGCAGTTTATGACTCTTGGTAGAGGTGGCAGTGATCTGACTGCGATCGCATTAGCATCTGCATTACAAGCCAGTCATGTAGAATTTTTTAAGGATGTACCAGGCGTTATGTCAGCAGATCCTCACAAAACGTCTGACTATAAGCGGTTTGACAAGCTCCTATTTGATGAATTCCTTCCGTTATTAAAATGTGATCGACCTGTTATACAAGAGAAAGCAGCCATTTATGCACAACAAAAAGCGATGCCTCTTCATATACGAGGCATCGGCTCAAATGAGGAAGGTACATGGATTCTTCCTTAG
- the rpmF gene encoding 50S ribosomal protein L32, which produces MAVPKRRTSKTKKNMRRTHYKIEAPGMTTCSNCGEMKLAHHVCKSCGHYKGKDVVGE; this is translated from the coding sequence ATGGCAGTACCAAAGAGAAGAACTTCTAAAACGAAGAAAAATATGCGTCGAACTCATTACAAAATTGAAGCGCCAGGTATGACTACTTGTAGCAACTGTGGAGAAATGAAGTTGGCACACCACGTTTGCAAATCATGCGGACACTACAAAGGAAAAGACGTTGTAGGCGAATAA
- a CDS encoding enoyl-CoA hydratase/isomerase family protein translates to MSYSINIDQSIASFTINRPAMRNAINYDVMEGLELFLDKIEDDPEISFAVITGEGSLAFCSGGDLSDFHGFQTAEDAIPMLSRGASILHRIATLPMPTIALVNGTAVGGGCELATACDYRLVASHAKAGFIQGTLAITSGWGGATLLFEKNGPHDRMLQFTSRASVHSPEELLELGWATEVYEGDAQTALDQFLAPKLKVHRNVHRAYKSIATRKWEASGLEQAMQEEARICSVLWESDAHHEAVQRFLTKSK, encoded by the coding sequence TTGTCTTATTCTATAAATATAGATCAGTCCATAGCTAGCTTCACAATTAATCGTCCTGCTATGCGAAATGCAATAAATTATGACGTCATGGAGGGGCTTGAACTTTTCTTAGATAAAATTGAGGATGATCCTGAAATTTCTTTCGCTGTCATAACAGGAGAAGGGAGCCTTGCATTTTGTTCAGGGGGAGACCTAAGTGATTTTCACGGCTTTCAAACAGCGGAGGATGCTATTCCAATGCTTAGTAGGGGAGCAAGTATATTGCACCGTATTGCCACGTTGCCGATGCCTACAATAGCGCTTGTGAATGGGACAGCTGTTGGTGGCGGTTGTGAACTAGCAACAGCTTGTGATTACCGTCTAGTTGCGTCTCACGCAAAAGCAGGTTTCATTCAGGGTACGTTAGCCATCACGTCAGGTTGGGGTGGCGCAACATTGTTATTCGAGAAAAACGGTCCACATGATCGTATGCTGCAGTTTACGAGTAGAGCGAGCGTTCATTCGCCTGAAGAATTACTTGAGCTTGGATGGGCGACTGAAGTGTATGAGGGGGATGCCCAAACTGCACTTGATCAATTCTTAGCTCCTAAGCTGAAAGTGCATAGAAATGTACACCGTGCATATAAATCTATCGCGACGAGAAAGTGGGAAGCGAGTGGGCTTGAGCAAGCGATGCAAGAAGAGGCTCGCATTTGTTCTGTTCTGTGGGAAAGCGATGCACATCATGAAGCAGTACAACGATTTTTAACGAAAAGCAAGTAA
- the rsmD gene encoding 16S rRNA (guanine(966)-N(2))-methyltransferase RsmD → MRVISGSRKGTPLKSLPGTSTRPTSDKVKESIFNKIGPYFDGGTVVELFGGSGSIAIEALSRGMEKAIVFEKNPKACAIIKANAEKCRMEGALQIEKKDARQAAAILKQKEVVIDLLFVDPPYATVEYYDVIKDVIAQGLVAEDATIICEHDKHIDLPEKYDTYIQVSSANYGNTAITIYEKRG, encoded by the coding sequence GTGAGAGTCATTTCCGGTTCGAGAAAAGGAACACCTTTAAAATCTCTACCAGGTACGTCTACTAGACCTACATCAGACAAAGTAAAGGAATCCATATTTAACAAGATTGGCCCATATTTCGATGGAGGCACTGTTGTCGAATTGTTTGGCGGCAGTGGCTCCATCGCCATTGAGGCACTATCACGAGGGATGGAAAAAGCCATTGTGTTTGAAAAGAATCCCAAAGCATGCGCTATAATTAAAGCGAATGCAGAGAAGTGCCGTATGGAGGGGGCTTTGCAGATTGAGAAAAAAGATGCCCGACAAGCTGCGGCAATTCTTAAGCAAAAAGAAGTTGTCATAGATCTACTGTTTGTAGATCCTCCCTATGCAACGGTAGAATACTATGATGTTATTAAAGACGTAATAGCACAAGGACTAGTGGCGGAAGATGCAACAATCATTTGTGAACACGATAAACATATAGATTTGCCCGAAAAGTACGATACATATATTCAAGTCAGTTCTGCCAACTATGGAAACACTGCTATTACGATTTACGAGAAAAGAGGCTAA
- a CDS encoding YugN family protein: protein MYVENIGLKGLVADLRVMEEIMNKNNLEIDGQWDYERVTFDKKYIVKEGTYYLRVFGELVEGDIDGRKATVRLKQPVLGKHYYPHGVEYGEEENFPASLVKDCELTLKKVYDELKQYSL, encoded by the coding sequence ATGTATGTTGAAAATATTGGTCTTAAAGGCCTTGTAGCAGATTTACGCGTAATGGAAGAAATTATGAATAAGAATAATCTTGAGATTGATGGACAATGGGATTATGAGCGTGTAACTTTTGACAAAAAGTATATTGTCAAGGAAGGTACATACTACTTGCGAGTTTTCGGTGAACTAGTTGAAGGCGATATAGATGGTAGAAAAGCTACAGTACGTCTAAAACAACCAGTTCTAGGAAAGCACTACTATCCACACGGTGTGGAGTACGGCGAAGAAGAAAACTTCCCAGCTAGCTTAGTTAAGGACTGCGAACTCACGCTAAAGAAAGTATATGATGAGTTAAAGCAATATAGTTTGTAA